The sequence below is a genomic window from Zavarzinia compransoris.
AACAAGCCGGAATTCCAGGATTCGGTCACGCGCCTCGTCGCCCATGCCGGGGCCCTGATGGAACGGCCGCTGGCGGAATTGCCGCAGAACACGGATGTCACCCAGCAGGCGTCCGACATCCTGACCCGCGAGCCGCTGGCGAAGCGCGTCTATTTCCGCATCAAGCAGGTCAATGCCATCACCCAGCTGCCGTTCTGGCGCCTGGGCGACAAGGGCGGCCGCCTGCTGGACGACGTCTACGATACGTTCGCCGGCAACCCGCCGTCGAAGGTGACCATGCCCGGCCTCTTCACCCATGAAGGCTTCTACAAGGGTTTCCTGCCCCAGGTGCAGCGCGCGGTGCGCGAGGCGACGGCGGATTCCTGGGTCATCGGCCTGCCGGTCGAACAATCCCAGTCGCCGGATGCGCTCGCGCGCCTCGAAGGCGAGGTGGTCGCCCAATATGAGGATGAATTCATCCAGCGCTGGGACGAAGTGCTGCGCAGCCTGCGCCTGAAGCCGCTGGACGGCGGCACCGAGGCGGTGCTGCCCGTGCTGGCCAAAATGTCGGCGCCGGACAGCCCGATGAAGCTGGTCACCGCGGCGCTTGCCCGGGAAACCGATCTCGGCACGCCGCCCCCGCCGCCGGCGGCCCCGGCGGGCGGGCTGGCGGTGCCGGACCCCGCGGCGGCGCTGCCGGCGGGCGGCATCGCCGATGCGGCGGCGGGCGCCCTCGGGCTTGGCCCCATCGGTCCCGCGGGCGGGCCGAAGCCGGGCGAGCGGGTCTCGGATCACTACGCCTTCCTGCGCCGCCAGGTGACGGCGGTCGAGGGCGGCAAGGCCCCGGTCGACGAGGCAGTGGCGGGCCTGAAGACCCTGTTCGACGAATTGAACCAGTTGCGTGCCGGCGGCGGCTCCGCCTCGGGCGGGGCGGCGGCGGCGCAGCAGGTGCAGATCCTGGCGGAACGGCTGGGTCCGCCCCTGTCCAACTGGCTGGCGGCGGCGGCGGCGGGCGGGCAGGCGGCCCAGGTCTCGACCACCCGGGCGCAGATCAACGAAGCCTGGACCGGCACGGTCGCGGCCCGCTGCGCCACGGCGGTCAAGAACCGCTACCCCTTCACCGCCGGCGCCAAGGACGATGTGCCGGTCAGCGACTTCCAGGCCCTGTTCGCGCCGAACGGTCTGGTCGACGGCTTCTTCAAGCAGAACCTGGCGCCCTTCGTCGATACTTCCGGCAACAGTTGGTCGCTGAAACCCGGGGCGGCGCAGAACCTCGGCATCGAGGCCTCCACCCTCGCGCAGTTGCGCACCGCCTCGCGCTTCCGCGATGCCTTCGCGCCTTCGGGCCAGGGCTTCGGCTTCCAGTATACGATCGAGCCGGTGGCGCTGGACCCGAGCGTGGCCGAGGCGAAGCTGGAGATCGACGGCGTCTCGATGACGTTCAACGGCGGCCCCGGCCGGCCCACCATCCTGTCCTGGCCGGCGCAGATGGGTGGCGGCTTCGCCCAATTGACCCTGACCCCCGGCGACCCGGCGGCGACCGCGGCCACCACCGAGGCCCAGGGCGCCTGGGCGGCCTTCCGCCTGTTCGACAAGGCCGCCATGAGCAACGGCACCAGCGAGGCCGAAAAGGTCCTGCGCTTCACCGTCGACGGGCGCTTCGTCACCTATCGGATCAAGGCGAGCGGCAGTCTCTACCCCTTCAAGATGCCCGAGTTCAGGAGCTTCAAGTGCCCGGCGACTCTCTGATCGGCACCACGGCGGCCCTGGCGGCCGTGCCGGTGCCGGGCATGGCGGCGGAGGCCGCCCCGCCCGGCGAGCGAAACCTGCCGCCGCCGCGGCTGGCCGGGTTCTACGGCAAGCTGCCGGCGCGCGGCGATTTCGTCGGGCGGCGCCTGTCCGAGGCGTTCGTCGAAACCTGGGACCGCTTCCTGACCGAGGGGCTGACCGCCGCCGCCGGCCGCCTGGGCGGCGGTTTCGCCGACCGCTATCTGGTCAGTCCGTTCTGGCGCTTCGCCCTGGGCCCGGGCATCGCCGGGCCGGAGACCGTGGTCGGCGTCTTCGCCCCCAGCGTCGACCGGGTGGGGCGCTATTTTCCCCTGACCGCCGCCCTGGAACTGCCGGGCGAGAGCGCGCCGGCGGCGCTGGCGGCGGCCGAAGCCTGGCTGCCCCTGGCCGAACAGGCGATCTACGACGCCCTGATGCCGGACGGCAGCCTGGAAACCCTGGACGATACGATCGCCGCCCTGCCTGTCGCACCGCCCCCGGCGGCCGCCCCCGCCCCCGAGGGCGGCCGCATGGTGCAGACATCCCTGCTGGCCCAGGGTCTTTTGGCCCTGGCGGCATTTCCGGCCCCGCCGGTTCTGTTCTGGACCCTCGGGTCCGTCGAGCTTCCCCCCCGACTGCTCAGCTTTGGCGCCTTGCCGTCGCCGACGGTATTCGCAGCCTTTCTCGATGGTGCCTGGGAGGGCGACAGACCATGACCCGCCTCGTTTCCTTGTCGATGGGGGCAACCCATGCCGGCAAAAAGCGCAGCTTGAACGAGGATGCGCTGCTGGTCCGGCCCGAGGCCGGCATCTGGGCCGTGTGCGACGGCGTCGGCGGCCATGATGCCGGCGAGGTCGCAAGCCAGGCCATCGTCGACGCCCTGGCCGCGATCGAGCCGCGGGAGAATGCCGGCACCCTGCTGGCCGAGGTCCGCGCCGCCATCGCCCGGGTGAACATGGACCTGCGCACCCAGGCCGGCCAGGGCCGCACCATCGCCTCGACCACCACCGTGCTGCTGGCCTTCGGCGAGCATTTCGCCTGCCTCTGGGCCGGCGATTCCCGCTGCTACCGCAAGCGCGATGGCGTGGTCAGCCAGATCAGCCGCGACCACAGCCTGGTCCAGGACATGCTGGAAAAGGGCATGATCCGCCCGGAAGAGGCGGAAAACCACCC
It includes:
- the tagF gene encoding type VI secretion system-associated protein TagF, which produces MPGDSLIGTTAALAAVPVPGMAAEAAPPGERNLPPPRLAGFYGKLPARGDFVGRRLSEAFVETWDRFLTEGLTAAAGRLGGGFADRYLVSPFWRFALGPGIAGPETVVGVFAPSVDRVGRYFPLTAALELPGESAPAALAAAEAWLPLAEQAIYDALMPDGSLETLDDTIAALPVAPPPAAAPAPEGGRMVQTSLLAQGLLALAAFPAPPVLFWTLGSVELPPRLLSFGALPSPTVFAAFLDGAWEGDRP
- a CDS encoding PP2C family protein-serine/threonine phosphatase encodes the protein MTRLVSLSMGATHAGKKRSLNEDALLVRPEAGIWAVCDGVGGHDAGEVASQAIVDALAAIEPRENAGTLLAEVRAAIARVNMDLRTQAGQGRTIASTTTVLLAFGEHFACLWAGDSRCYRKRDGVVSQISRDHSLVQDMLEKGMIRPEEAENHPRGNVVTRAVGADEQLQLDKVNDRIRADDMFLLCSDGLSKVVPLSEISYILNSYAIDVAVDRLIAAALAAGAPDNVTVVLVAFRDADTLDG